The DNA sequence CTACTATTAATACTTGTCAATAGAATAATTAATATATCAAGAGTGGGCTAGATTCTTCTTAGCTCAAGCTACTCTTTCGCAATTTGTAGACTGAAAGAATAATAGCTGAAGCAACTACACTAAAGATAGCTACAGGGATACCAGCTTTTGGTAAGGTGGTTACCGGAGTAGTATTGTCTTCATCACACTGTGTAGTATCTGGTAGACATCTGTCTAGTGGGGCTGAGTCTTCTCCATCTACCACGCCATCTTCATCAGTATCGGGATTAGTAGGATCTGTCTCACTGCCTTGATCATAGAGACCATTACCATTTGTATCTTCTTGACCGTTGGTTAATCCATCATCATCACAATCCCCATCTGGTAATGCATAAGGATTTGGACTACAAGGATCCATATAATCAGTACCATCAGTCATCTCTTGATCATCACTAATACCATCTCCATCAGTATCAGTTCCTACACTTGGACAAGCACTATCATCATAGGTGATGGTTACGGTTGGCAATGATGTTGTTACTCCAGCTGTTAATGGATCATACTGGATATGCTGGACTATAGTAATCAAGTCTGAGAGATCAGCCATAGTGTAACCACTCAAGTCATACACGGCATCCAGTAACCCATCATCAGGAAGTGGTGTCTCTCCTGCTTGCAACATACTAGTATCAAATCCTCTAGATATTACATCAGGCCCACTAAATGCACTGTTCAATAAACTACCCTCATTGATAGTCAAGAGTGTTAGTGGAGCAACTAAATTATAGTCTCCAGCAATTAGCATAACTCCATTGCCGTCTATCAAATTAGAATTGGAATTTGAAACTGTAGTGCTGACTCTGACAGATATTAAATCCGCTGAATCAGCACAGACATCTGATGCAAATCGATAACCAAAGAAAGTTGTCAAACCAGTCACGCTACTGTCTACACTACCCGTCATATCTTCAAGACACATCTCAGAAATGCCATTACAATCTATGCCAAGATTTCCTAATTCAATAACAGACAATGGTACTAAATCTACATCTGTAGTCACCTCAGCAGCCTCCAGTCTCGGAGATGAGAAGCTCATTACACTTCCTGCCAACAATAGTGCTGCTGCTATCATTAATTTATTAATTATTTTTTTCATATTATTCTCCTATATAAACCTTAGCTCAAGCTACTCTTTCGCAATTTGTAGACTGAAAGAATAATAGCTGAAGCAACTACACTAAAGATAGCTACAGGGATACCAGCTTTTGGTAAGGTGGTTACCGGAGTAGTATTGTCTTCATCACACTGTGTAGTATCTGGTAGACATCTGTCTAGTGGGGCTGAGTCTTCTCCATCTACCACGCCATCTTCATCAGTATCGGGATTAGTAGGATCTGTCTCACTGCCTTGATCATAGAGACCATTACCATTTGTATCTTCTTGACCGTTGGTTAATCCATCATCATCACAATCCCCATCTGGTAATGCATAAGGATTTGGACTACAAGGATCCATATAATCAGTACCATCAGTCATCTCTTGATCATCACTAATACCATCTCCATCAGTATCAGTTCCTACACTTGGACAAGCACTATCATCATAGGTGATGGTTACGGTTGGATAAGAAGTAACTGCACCATTTAATAGTCCATCACTTAAATCATGCTCTACCAATACAATCAAGTTTGATAGATCACCAAAAGTATATCCCATTAGATTAAATTCTCCCTCTATCAATCCTTCATCAAGAACTGGTATCTCTCCTATGCCCAGGAAAGTCGAATTGATACCCCTAGATATAGCTGATACACCACCAAATTCATACAGATTGCCACTACTGACAGAAAAATTAGACAATAATGCTGGCCCAGAAGAATCACCCATCATCATTAGCACTCCATCCTCATCAATCAAGTTTGGCAAAGAGCCACTAACAATAAGGCTACTGGTTGCAGATATCAGATCGGCACTATCTGCACAGATATCGGCTGATAGTCTGTAACCAAAGAAGGTAGTATTCCCCGTAACGTTACTGTCAAAAGAACCACTTGGTACTTCGACACAATCTATAGCATCATCAACACAAGGTATACCTAGCGTTCCTAGTTCACTATTACTTAAGGGGGTCAGGTCTACACTAGTAGTCACCTCAGCAGCCTCAGCTTGAGATATCCCAAAGCCGAATAAAAATCCAACTACTAAGAGGATCATCAGTCCTTTTAATTTATTTACCATCTATTCCTCCAATTTTATTTTATTATCCTTAAGCTTATTGTATGCCAACTTTGGTATTATAGCAAGCTCAAAATTATAACGACATATCTAATAAGATATTTCCTTGGATTTCTAATAAACCCTTACGATATTTGCCTGATGTTCTTCAAAAGTTCTGGCATAATGGACTTCTCCATTTGGGTCAGCTAGAAAATAAAAATAATCGTTATTCTCTGGATTGATTACCGCTAAAATTGACTCAAGCCCTGGGTTACTAATCGGAGTTGGTGGCAAACCAGTATATAGGTAAGTATTATAAGGTGAATCAATCTTGAGATCACTAGCAGATGTTGCCACAGCCTTGGTTTGATAATTAATAGTAGCATCACTATCTAGCTTCATCCCAATCCTTAATCTATTGAGAAATACTCCTGCAATCAATCTCTTGTCTTGGCTAGTCCTCGCCTCTTTTTCAACAACAGACGCTAGCTTGAGCACTTGGTACCAGTCAAGACCATCTGGCAATACTTGGTCGGCTAGCTCATTATCAAAAATCTTGTTGAAATGGTCTATCATCAAACTCACTAACTGACTCGAACCCTGGTCAACCCCCAAGAAATATGTGTCTGGAAACATGAATCCCTCCAGACTATATATCCTTCCAAACTGTTCTGGCAATTTATTGATTAGCTCTGAATTATCTAAATAATCTTCAAAATCGAGAAAACTATCACTGATCTGTACTAATCTACTGGCTTGCTCATCTATTCTCAGTCCTTCTGGGATAGTAATACTTAGACTGGCAGGCGTTACTAGTAGATCATCGATCATTTGATCAATACCGTTACGGTTATTCAATAAATACTGACCTTGATGTAATTCAGGAGAACCTTTTAATTTATAAACTAGCTTGACCACCAATCTATTTCGAGCCAACCCAGCATCTATTAACTTAGCACTAACGTCATCAAAGCTATCACCATATTCTACTACGACTTCTTGATCTATCACTGGCAATCTATACCAAGATAACAGACCAAAGAGAGCAATTACCAAGAATACCAAGCCTGCAATCCAATATCTTCGAAGCCTTGACTTGATCTTTGGTAAATCCATTAAACAAACTTGATGTATTATCTATTCTTGATTTTCTGTCGAAATAGATCCATCATCTCCTGAAGCTTGTTCTGCTTGAGAGTCAGTATCTTGCTCTTCTTCTCTTGGCTGACTAACCTTTACAATCATCTGAGTATCGTCGAGTAAAACTTCTATCCCAGATGGAAGCTTGAGGTCTCGAACTAAGATTGAATCACCAACATTCTCTAATACCCCTAGATCTAATTCTATGGACTCGGGTAAGTCTTTTGGCAATGCATTGACCTCTAGTTGATAGACCTCTTGACTTAACTCACCACTATGATTTCGTACTGCTAGAGAATCACCCGTGAGAACGATTGGGACCATTGCTGTAATCTTATGTCCAGCCTTGACCAAATATAGGTCCATACTCAATAAGCCACCCGTAACTGGGTTTGGTTGGTATTGATGAACCAAAAATCTCAACTCTTTACCGTCCAGTTCGGCCTCGAAGATATGACTTGAACCAGCTTCCACCCACTGTTTTGCTAGCTTTTCATTGACCTGAAGGTGCTGATTGTAATCTGAGCCTCCATAGATAACTGCTGGAACATAGCCCATATTGCGCAATTTCTTAAGATCCAACTCCTGACGCTCTTCTAATACTACTTTCTTCATATATTATCCTTTCTGATTATACTTGCGAATCGAGGAAATTCTTAAAATCTAATATTTCCCTTGGGTTAATTGCTAATTGATGGCCAACCACGCTCTCCTCACCAAAAGCAAATTTGTCGACTGGCTGATGGGAGACTGTACTACTGTCTTTGGGCTGGCTAGTCATCACACTGACATTGACTGGCATTTGACAATTATGACAGTTTAATCTGATAATCAACTGATTGCTGGCTTGATTGGTCACCACTAAATCAGATAGATTGTACTGGGAACTACAACTAGGACACTTGTATTGTCCACGAATCTTACTAATGATATTTGCTATAAAATTTTGATTCATGAGTAATATTCTAGCGTTTAATCACAAAATTGTCTACCAGGCGCAATGTCAACACAATGCCCAGAATACCAACACTAGCCAATACTACTAATTTCAATAAAGTTGTAGCATAGATAGCTATTAATCCAAATATCATGGTCAATCCATAGTACAAACCCAAAACTTGCCAAGTAGACCAACCTCGATCCAGCAAAACAAAATGCAAGTGGCTCCTATCTGCCATGAATGGAGATTTACCATGTAATAATCTTCTTACCACTACTATACAGCTATCTAGTACTGGTAAGGTGAATATCAATAAAGCTGTAGCAATCTTAGTGCCTGAAATAATTGCTAATATTGCAAATAGTACCCCAAGAAAGTAAGACCCTCCATCCCCCAAGAAAGCTTTTGCTGGTGGACGGTTAACTAACCAAAACCCCAAAGCTGTAGCACTGATCATTAATCCAAATCTAGCGAGATCTGGCTGATTGACCAGAGTCCTAGAGGCAATCGCAGCGATAAATACCCCACTCAAAACACTAGTACCGGAGACTAGCCCATCTACACCATCCAAAAAATTAAAAATAACAGGTATAGATACTAGCCAACCAATGCTTATTATCACAGCAGTCATTCCACCAAAAACCAAAAGCCCAGAACTAAAAGGATTACTGACACTATCAATCCTGATTCCACTAATGACCAGCAAAGCAGACAGGCTCACCAATAGCACCAACTTAACCCTACCATCAATTCCCTTCCAGTCATCGATCAGCCCGATCAAACCAAACCCATTAACGATAAGTAGCTGAACTGGGTTAATAAAGCCAGTAAGCAGTACTGCGACATTCAGCGTGATTATAATAGCTAATCCACCCCAAGAAGTTACTGGGACCTTATGTCTCTTTCTGGGATGATTGGGATAGTCAAGTACTCCCAAGTTTCTGGCAAATCTTTCCACAGGGTAAAATACTAAATATGTAGCTAGTACAAACAATAAGTATTCAAATATTGCCGTCATGTACTATCTATTATAACGCAAACCAAAATATCGCTTGCAACCCATTCGACTTCTTTCAGTTGAGTATCTATTTATTCTAGCTGTCTATAATGTGATGCCAAAGCATCAGAGGAAACCAAAAGTAAATGTGTGCCAAGTTAAAGTGTAAAAACCACTAACATACCAGATCTAACCGATCATGCCACTACCACTATGAAGTAGTGTAACAATCACCGCCATAATCAAGCTTGCCTTGATAAAAGCATGGTGATGATGGTTTGAGCGGTGAATATGTCGCCTACTATAAACTATTGCAAACTCCATAGCAATAATGAGAAATAGAGGTAGGAGTAAGATTAAGCTCAAACGGATCGCCCAATTATAACTGGCAATATTAGCACTCAATCGACTAATAGTCTGGTCTACCCAGCTACTCTCTTGGGTTAGATTACCAGGATCTAGATTGACCGAATTGGTATCCCAGCTCAAAGCTGACTGATCTTTATAAACTCCATAGCTTTTTGTAGGGTTTTGTAAATACTGGAGTAGATCATATTTGAGCTCTGGCTCCTCCAATTCACGTGCTTCCTCAACTACTGGGGCTGGATTTTCCTCCTGAGTTACCTCGGAGGCTTGTGGGGTAGTTTGCAGTGGTTGAGTGCTTACTACAGGCGTTTGGACAGGGTTGGGAATTACTGCTGGAGCAGGTTGGGCTGGTGCTGGACTAGCCGCCGGTGTGGCTACTGCGACTGGTGTAGCATAGTGCGCTACCACCAAAGTGGTTTGTTGGCCTTGCAAAGTACCATTGACCACTGCGTAACCAACTTCAGTGAAATTGTTACCCAAGACATTGGCTCGATGGGTAGGACTTGCCATCCAAGCATTGACTACACCACTACTTGTATTGAAATCCTTGGCTAGATTTTCTCCAGCACTACTATAGCTATATCCTGCAGCTCCAAACCAATACCAAGGACTGACGCCACTCGGTGAAACGTGAGCCCAATAGTTATTATTGACCATATCAATTGCTTTTTGATAAGCACTATTAGCGAGGGTTTGATTATAGGCTAGAGCTGGCAAACCATTTGCAGTCCTCTGGGCATTGCTTAGTGAATTCAGACTGCCAGCATCAATGTTTGTTGCATAACCCAAAATACCAGGATGTCCAGATATCGCTATATTGAAGGCCAACTGCATACCGATCACAACCAACCCAAATACTGACAACATCGACCATCTAGTCAAATGTGGTCTATGCAAATTACCGTGATGGGGGATAAATAGTGACTTAAGCTTGATCATAGATTTATTTTTGTTTTAGCACTAGCTTTATATTAGACTATTGAAATCAGAAAATCAATAGACCATAATAGCATTATATTTTTGTATTGTCCTGACTCTTAATACAAATACTGGATCCTCCATAATTTCATACGGCAATTTGGTTGGGT is a window from the Candidatus Saccharibacteria bacterium genome containing:
- the mltG gene encoding endolytic transglycosylase MltG; the protein is MDLPKIKSRLRRYWIAGLVFLVIALFGLLSWYRLPVIDQEVVVEYGDSFDDVSAKLIDAGLARNRLVVKLVYKLKGSPELHQGQYLLNNRNGIDQMIDDLLVTPASLSITIPEGLRIDEQASRLVQISDSFLDFEDYLDNSELINKLPEQFGRIYSLEGFMFPDTYFLGVDQGSSQLVSLMIDHFNKIFDNELADQVLPDGLDWYQVLKLASVVEKEARTSQDKRLIAGVFLNRLRIGMKLDSDATINYQTKAVATSASDLKIDSPYNTYLYTGLPPTPISNPGLESILAVINPENNDYFYFLADPNGEVHYARTFEEHQANIVRVY
- a CDS encoding 50S ribosomal protein L25; translated protein: MKKVVLEERQELDLKKLRNMGYVPAVIYGGSDYNQHLQVNEKLAKQWVEAGSSHIFEAELDGKELRFLVHQYQPNPVTGGLLSMDLYLVKAGHKITAMVPIVLTGDSLAVRNHSGELSQEVYQLEVNALPKDLPESIELDLGVLENVGDSILVRDLKLPSGIEVLLDDTQMIVKVSQPREEEQDTDSQAEQASGDDGSISTENQE
- a CDS encoding undecaprenyl/decaprenyl-phosphate alpha-N-acetylglucosaminyl 1-phosphate transferase, which produces MTAIFEYLLFVLATYLVFYPVERFARNLGVLDYPNHPRKRHKVPVTSWGGLAIIITLNVAVLLTGFINPVQLLIVNGFGLIGLIDDWKGIDGRVKLVLLVSLSALLVISGIRIDSVSNPFSSGLLVFGGMTAVIISIGWLVSIPVIFNFLDGVDGLVSGTSVLSGVFIAAIASRTLVNQPDLARFGLMISATALGFWLVNRPPAKAFLGDGGSYFLGVLFAILAIISGTKIATALLIFTLPVLDSCIVVVRRLLHGKSPFMADRSHLHFVLLDRGWSTWQVLGLYYGLTMIFGLIAIYATTLLKLVVLASVGILGIVLTLRLVDNFVIKR